From a region of the Gemmatimonas aurantiaca genome:
- a CDS encoding amidohydrolase family protein, giving the protein MSPAPRFPARAASRLRPVLTRTLIAAGAVVIGLLTGSRAEAQTNAVDTVDVLLTGGQVYDGTGANARTVAVGIRGDRIRFVGPVPRGLVAKERIDVSGLIVAPGFIDPHTHSYEGLPRLGPTGRQNASALMQGVTTVVLGADGRGPIEVRMVLDSAEKAGLGTNTYALVGFGTVRGRVLGASSAPATPRQIEQMRALVVQALEQGAYGVGSGLFYAPQSYSSTEEVLSVVSAARPFGGVYDTHQRDESSYTIGLFASVEESIRIGCGSGLTTNIGHIKALGVDVWGKADSVLSIMRAARARGCVVVADQYPWTASGTGLSAALLPRWAQAGGGDSLRARIADPAVRARILTEMTENLRRRGGDSTLLLINGVGGAAPYIGKTLAQVARESGRPAVEAALDLIDRGFDMGVASFNMTEADIETFMRDPFVMTSSDGSAGHPRLYGTFPRKIRRYVLDKPVITMARMVEASSGQVARTYGLADRGVLRAGAYADVIVFDPKTIREEATYTEPTKLATGMRHVFVNGRPAVRNGAVTGVLAGRGLRKR; this is encoded by the coding sequence GCAGCCGGTGCGGTCGTCATCGGTCTTCTGACCGGCAGCCGCGCCGAAGCGCAGACGAATGCGGTCGATACCGTGGACGTGTTGCTCACGGGTGGGCAGGTGTACGATGGCACGGGTGCGAATGCCCGCACCGTGGCGGTGGGCATTCGTGGCGATCGCATCCGATTCGTGGGACCCGTCCCGCGCGGACTCGTGGCAAAGGAACGCATCGATGTGTCGGGGCTGATCGTCGCACCCGGCTTCATCGATCCGCACACCCATTCGTACGAAGGGTTGCCCCGGCTGGGCCCCACCGGCCGGCAGAATGCTTCCGCGCTCATGCAGGGGGTGACCACCGTGGTGCTGGGCGCCGATGGGCGCGGACCGATCGAGGTGCGCATGGTGCTCGACAGCGCGGAAAAGGCCGGCCTGGGCACAAACACCTATGCCCTTGTGGGATTCGGCACGGTGCGTGGTCGTGTACTCGGTGCGTCCTCGGCGCCGGCCACCCCGCGGCAGATCGAGCAGATGCGGGCGCTCGTCGTGCAGGCGCTGGAGCAGGGGGCCTATGGCGTGGGGTCAGGACTCTTCTACGCGCCGCAGTCGTATTCCAGCACGGAGGAAGTGCTGTCGGTGGTGTCCGCAGCCCGTCCATTCGGCGGCGTCTACGATACACATCAGCGGGACGAGAGCTCGTATACGATCGGTCTTTTTGCGTCGGTGGAAGAATCCATCCGCATCGGCTGCGGATCGGGACTCACGACGAATATCGGGCACATCAAGGCGCTGGGTGTGGATGTGTGGGGCAAGGCGGACAGCGTGCTGTCGATCATGCGTGCAGCCCGTGCGCGCGGTTGCGTGGTGGTGGCCGATCAGTATCCCTGGACGGCGAGTGGCACGGGACTCAGCGCCGCGCTGCTGCCGCGCTGGGCGCAGGCCGGTGGAGGCGATTCCCTGCGGGCCCGCATCGCCGATCCGGCTGTGCGCGCGCGCATCCTCACGGAGATGACGGAGAACCTGCGACGCCGGGGCGGTGACAGCACGCTGCTGCTCATCAACGGAGTCGGCGGGGCGGCTCCGTATATCGGCAAGACCCTGGCCCAGGTGGCGCGCGAGAGCGGCCGGCCGGCGGTGGAGGCGGCGCTCGATCTCATCGATCGTGGATTCGACATGGGTGTGGCGTCGTTCAACATGACCGAGGCCGACATCGAGACCTTCATGCGCGACCCGTTCGTCATGACGAGTTCCGATGGATCGGCGGGCCATCCCCGGCTCTATGGCACGTTCCCGCGCAAGATCCGCCGCTATGTACTCGACAAGCCGGTGATCACCATGGCCCGCATGGTCGAGGCCTCGTCGGGTCAGGTGGCACGCACGTACGGTCTCGCCGATCGGGGCGTGCTGCGCGCGGGTGCCTATGCCGATGTCATCGTGTTCGATCCGAAGACCATCCGGGAAGAGGCGACTTATACCGAACCCACGAAACTGGCAACCGGCATGCGTCACGTGTTCGTGAATGGCCGGCCGGCCGTGCGGAATGGAGCCGTGACCGGCGTGTTGGCCGGACGGGGTTTGCGGAAACGCTGA
- a CDS encoding SusC/RagA family TonB-linked outer membrane protein: MVSRSAVARVLMALLLGASFGAAASVSAQGPAGRVVGTVSDSATGQPLQSVQLFLSRGTTRLEARTTADGRYTFVNVPAGTYGLEAIRLGYRRIERAGITVNAGATLTYDLKMDAAALNLQAMVTTGVVDPASGTRVPFTVGRVSAEDAPVPASNALETIQGKIAGVSVVPAGQAGGGTNIMLRTPTSISKGNSPLVVVDGVIQSASFDAASADLQSMDIESVEVVKGAAAASLYGSRASSGVIQIQTRRGTNLAEGTTKFTVRSEYGSNELGHKVHWAENHPYVVDAQGNWLNAAGQVVPREQRIAKPAYTSFQDGIYKAGTLYDQVDRFFNPGNFARNSLNIAQNGGKTNWFFSYVNSREDGVVLNAGRYDQNDFRLNLDHRPRSDLSIGISAYHSRSKRQNLYGDTFFDLINQAPDVDLRQPDPDGTPYIFQPDFEGREENPLYVLVTEENYRNRARTQGSLSAKYTPRSWLTVDGNLSYDRSDRYNTFFLDQGVKTEGYATGGPGEMSVFNGTTNALNASLSANLLKRLGSFTLRSTVRGLLERETNNVATASGNTFAAPGVKSLDNVTQRFVTSTNESIRTNSFFVSAAADYLGKLIVDGLVRRDGSSLFGPEEQENWYYRGSAAYRVSQEDWWPFKTSLNEFKLRVSQGTAGGRPDFNDQYETYNFVEGGGLVKANLGNRFLKPEYSKETEIGIDAIVKNRYSIQLSYARQKTTEQLILIPLAGFFGYANQWQNAGTVTGNTYEATFEAQIVRRPTFTWRSGLVFDRSRNKITEFNRSCFTTNTIQYRCANETLGNMYGFAFMRNANQLPAAAAARASEFQVNDDGLLVWVGAGNNFTDGETKKLWGTTTTIGATNYGWGQAIRQVDSLGNPAVVRIGDGNPDFRLGFSNTVGWRSLQLFMLWDTQVGGDVYNRTNQRMYQYGRSRDVDQAGKPQELKKTTAYYVALYSANDPTDYFVENGGYVKLRELSLKYRVPNRLVRALASAGVEQMSLSLIGRNLLTFTNYKGYDPEVGTVLNRFDSFVYPRYRTFTGSVEITF; this comes from the coding sequence ATGGTCTCACGATCTGCCGTGGCCCGTGTGCTGATGGCGTTGCTGCTTGGTGCCAGCTTTGGTGCCGCAGCATCGGTATCGGCGCAAGGTCCGGCCGGCCGCGTTGTCGGTACGGTCTCGGATTCCGCTACCGGACAACCCCTGCAGTCGGTGCAGCTCTTTCTCTCGCGTGGAACCACGCGACTGGAAGCGCGCACCACTGCCGATGGACGATACACCTTTGTGAATGTGCCTGCCGGAACCTACGGCCTTGAAGCCATCCGATTGGGATATCGTCGTATCGAGCGGGCTGGGATCACCGTGAATGCCGGTGCCACGCTGACGTATGACCTCAAGATGGATGCGGCTGCGCTCAATCTGCAGGCCATGGTCACCACCGGTGTCGTCGATCCGGCCAGTGGCACGCGGGTGCCGTTCACGGTGGGTCGTGTGAGTGCCGAGGACGCGCCGGTGCCGGCGTCGAACGCGCTCGAAACCATTCAGGGCAAGATCGCCGGTGTCAGCGTGGTGCCCGCCGGTCAGGCGGGCGGCGGGACGAACATCATGTTGCGCACGCCCACGTCCATCTCCAAGGGCAACTCGCCGCTCGTCGTCGTCGACGGCGTGATCCAGTCGGCTTCGTTCGACGCGGCCAGCGCCGATCTGCAGTCGATGGACATCGAGAGTGTGGAAGTGGTGAAGGGCGCGGCCGCGGCGTCGCTGTACGGCTCGCGCGCCTCGTCCGGCGTCATCCAGATCCAGACGCGGCGCGGCACCAACCTCGCCGAAGGCACCACCAAGTTCACCGTCCGTTCCGAGTATGGTTCGAACGAACTGGGGCACAAGGTGCACTGGGCGGAGAACCATCCGTATGTAGTGGACGCCCAGGGCAACTGGCTCAATGCCGCGGGACAGGTCGTGCCGCGTGAACAGCGCATCGCCAAGCCGGCGTACACCTCCTTTCAGGACGGCATCTACAAGGCCGGCACGCTCTACGATCAGGTCGACCGCTTCTTCAACCCGGGCAACTTCGCCCGCAACTCGCTCAACATCGCGCAGAACGGCGGCAAGACCAACTGGTTCTTCTCGTACGTGAACTCGCGCGAAGACGGCGTGGTGCTCAATGCCGGCCGCTACGATCAGAACGACTTCCGTCTCAATCTCGATCACCGGCCGCGCAGCGATCTGAGCATCGGCATCAGTGCGTATCACAGCCGCTCCAAGCGGCAGAACCTGTACGGCGATACGTTCTTCGACCTGATCAACCAGGCGCCCGACGTCGATCTCCGTCAGCCCGACCCCGATGGCACGCCGTACATCTTCCAGCCCGACTTCGAAGGGCGTGAAGAGAATCCGCTCTACGTGCTCGTCACGGAAGAGAACTACCGCAACCGGGCGCGTACACAGGGCAGCCTCTCGGCCAAGTACACGCCGCGTTCGTGGCTCACCGTCGACGGCAACCTGAGCTACGATCGTTCCGACCGGTACAACACCTTCTTCCTCGATCAGGGTGTCAAGACCGAAGGCTACGCCACGGGCGGGCCGGGCGAGATGTCCGTCTTCAACGGCACGACCAACGCGCTCAATGCCTCCCTGTCGGCCAATCTGCTGAAGCGTCTGGGCAGCTTCACGCTGCGCTCCACCGTGCGTGGCCTGCTCGAGCGGGAAACCAACAACGTCGCCACCGCCAGCGGCAACACGTTCGCCGCACCGGGCGTGAAGAGCCTCGACAACGTCACCCAGCGCTTCGTCACCTCCACCAACGAAAGCATCCGCACGAACTCCTTCTTCGTGAGTGCCGCGGCTGACTATCTCGGCAAGCTCATCGTCGACGGGCTGGTCCGTCGCGACGGCAGCTCGCTCTTCGGTCCGGAGGAACAGGAGAACTGGTACTATCGTGGCAGCGCGGCCTATCGCGTGTCGCAGGAAGACTGGTGGCCGTTCAAGACCTCGCTCAACGAGTTCAAGCTGCGCGTCTCGCAGGGCACGGCCGGCGGTCGTCCCGACTTCAACGACCAGTACGAGACCTACAACTTCGTCGAAGGTGGCGGCCTGGTGAAGGCCAATCTCGGCAATCGTTTCCTCAAGCCCGAGTATTCGAAGGAAACCGAAATCGGTATCGACGCCATCGTGAAGAACCGGTATTCGATCCAGCTTTCGTACGCGCGCCAGAAGACCACCGAGCAGCTCATCCTGATTCCGCTGGCCGGCTTCTTCGGCTACGCCAATCAGTGGCAGAACGCCGGTACCGTCACCGGCAACACGTACGAGGCCACGTTCGAAGCCCAGATCGTGCGTCGTCCGACCTTCACGTGGCGTTCGGGCCTCGTGTTCGACCGCTCGCGCAACAAGATCACCGAGTTCAACCGGTCCTGCTTCACCACGAACACCATCCAGTACCGTTGCGCCAACGAAACGCTGGGCAACATGTACGGCTTCGCGTTCATGCGGAATGCCAACCAGTTGCCGGCGGCGGCTGCCGCCCGCGCCAGCGAATTCCAGGTGAACGACGACGGCCTGCTCGTGTGGGTCGGTGCCGGCAACAACTTCACCGACGGCGAAACGAAGAAGCTCTGGGGCACGACCACGACCATCGGCGCCACCAACTACGGCTGGGGCCAGGCCATCCGCCAGGTCGACTCCCTCGGGAATCCGGCCGTCGTGCGCATCGGTGACGGCAACCCCGACTTCCGTCTCGGGTTCTCCAACACGGTGGGCTGGCGCAGCCTGCAATTGTTCATGCTGTGGGATACACAGGTGGGCGGCGATGTCTACAACCGCACCAACCAGCGCATGTATCAGTATGGCCGCAGCCGTGATGTCGATCAGGCCGGCAAGCCGCAGGAGCTCAAGAAGACCACGGCGTACTACGTGGCGTTGTATTCGGCCAACGATCCCACCGACTACTTCGTCGAGAACGGTGGTTACGTGAAGCTGCGCGAGCTCTCGCTGAAGTACCGCGTGCCGAACCGTCTGGTGCGCGCGCTGGCCAGCGCCGGCGTCGAACAGATGTCGTTGTCCCTCATCGGTCGCAATCTGCTCACGTTCACCAACTACAAGGGTTACGATCCCGAAGTGGGCACCGTACTCAACCGGTTCGACAGCTTCGTCTATCCGCGCTACCGCACGTTCACGGGTAGTGTCGAGATCACCTTCTGA